The Sciurus carolinensis unplaced genomic scaffold, mSciCar1.2, whole genome shotgun sequence genome includes the window aaccttcaacgtaggctggcccaaagaaggaTCCTTTAATCCCGATCTTGTTTCACAGGTCAAATCCCACATCTTCATTCCAGGCCCTAGAGGACATCTCGACCAAGTTCCATACATCGTGACTTGGGAAAACCTGGTTTTTGACCCACCACCATGGGTCACCCCCTTCGCTACCCCAAaacccctcctctcttcccttcctaacaagccctcccttcctcctcccgctcctcttattcctgtccctcctcagaccGCCCAAACCTCTAGACTATACCCTATACTGGATAAATCCAAGCCCTCCGTTTCTCCTAAGTCAAAACCTCGGACTGTCCTTCCGCCCGAGGAAAATACCTTAATAGACCTACTAACAGAAGAACCCCCACCTTACCCTCCTCAACCTCTCCCCGACACCAACCCTCATCCGGATTCCTCCGAGGAGGATGAGGAACCCCCAACTGCTGGGACCCACCCAGACCCCTCTCCGATGGTGGGAAGACACCGAGGGCGCAAGGAGCCTACAACTTCTAGGGAAACTTCAAAAGTTTTCCCCTTGAGACAGACTGGAGGCCCTAACGGTCAATATCAACACTGGCCTTTCTCTGCCTCTGACCTTTATAACTGGAAAACCCATAACCTTTCCTTCTCGAGTGACCCTGTGGCCTTAACCTCTTTGATTGAGTCCATTCTAGTGACCCACCAACCGACCTGGGATGACTGCCAGCAGCTTCTCCAAACTCTCCTCACCTCCGAGGAAAGACAAAAAGTCTTATTAGAAGCCCGTAAAAATGTTCCTGGGGACAATGGGCGTCCCACACAGCTCCCCAATCTGATTAATGAGGCTTTTCCCTTGACGCGGCCTGATTGGGATTACAACACTGATGAAGGTAGGAACCACCTACGTCTCTATCGCCAGTTACTCATAGCGGGTTTCCATGGGGCTGGACGAAGGCCCACCAATTTGGCTTAGGTAAGACAAACTGTTCAGAGGGCGGACGAAACCCCTACTGCATTTCTAGAAAGATTGAAGGAGGCATATCGAAGGTTTACTCCTTTCGACCCAGATAGTGAGGAACAGAAAGGCAATGTCTCTATGGCATTCATTTGGCAATCTGCCCCTGACATTAGAAGCAAGCTACAAAGGTTGGATAATCTGCAGGATTTCTCCCTAGCAGATTTGttaaaggaagcagaaaagatTTACAATAAGAGGGAAactccagaagaaaaagaagagaggattAGGAAAGTGCAGGAAGAGAGGGATTTGAGATACCGAGAAGAATTAGATAAGAGGGATCGAAAGCGTAATAAAGAAATGAGTAAAGTACTGGCCGCAATAGCTCAGACAGGGCCACAAGAGACTAGGCCAGGGAAAGAAAGGGGACGAAGCAGGCCCCAAGTGGAACACGACCAATGCGCCTACTGTAAGGAAAAAGGACATTGGGTAAAAGACTGTCCAAAAAATCCCAAAAGGCTCCCCAACTCAAGGAGGTATCCCAACAAAACCCCTCAACTACTAACTTTGGATGATGAAGATTAGGGACGTCAGGGCCAGGAGCTCCCCCCTGAGCCCCGGATAACTCTACAAGTGGGGGAGCAACCGGTAACCTTCCTAGTGGACACAGGAGCCCAACATTCAGTGCTGACGCAGGACCCTGGACTCCTAAGTGGAAGGACAACATGGGTCCAGGGGGCCACCGGATGCAAACCGTATCGATGGACCACTAAAAGAGAAGTCCACCTTGCCTCAGGTAAGGTCTCCCACTCATTCCTGCATGTGCCCAACTGTCCATACCCATTACTAGGAAGAGACTTACTAACCAAACTAAAAGCCCAGATTTGTTTTGAGAATGGAAGGGCCTCTATAAGTGGGCCCAACGGGGTGCCTCTCCATATATTGACTTTTAACTTGGAAGATGAATATAGACTATTTGAAAAACTCCCCGAACTTGGCAAAGATATGGACTATTGGCTCAGCTCCTACCCAGAGGCCTGGGCTGAAACTGGGGGAATGGGAATGGCAATACGCCAAGCCCCCATAGTGATCTCACTCAAGACCACTGCAATACCTATCAATATTAAACAATACCCCATGTCCAGGGATGTTTACCTAGGCATTAAACCGCATATCAAGCGACTCCTAGATCAAGGCATACTGACACCTTGCCGATCACCCTGGAACACCCCCTTACTCCCAGTCAAAAAGCCAGGGACTCAAGACTATTGCCCGGTCCAAGACTTAAGGGAAATAAACAAGAGAGTGGAAGACATCCACCCCATGGTACCCAACCCTTACAACCTCCTCAGTACCTTGCCTCCCACCCACACCTGGTATACTGTCCTAGACTTGAAGGATGCATTCTTCTGCTTGAGGTTGagtccccagagccaggccctaTTTGCATTTGAATGGAAGGATCCTGAGGAAGGACTCTCAGGACAATTGACCTGGACCCGGTTACCACAAGGATTTAAGAACAGTCCAACACATTTTGATGAAGCCCTACATCAGGACTTAGCTGATTTCCGGGTAAGAAACCCCTTCCTAATAATGTCCAATACGTAGATGACATTCTAATGGCGGCCCCTACCAAAGAAGAATGTACTGAGGGGACCAAAGCATTACTGCAGGCTCTAGGGCAATTGGGGTACCGGGCCTCTGCAAAGAAGGCACATCTGTCAGATGAAAGTTACTTACCTCGGGTATGAGCTTCATAATGGTCAGAGATGGCTCACCGCAGCCCAGACAGAGACTATCTCGAGTATTCCCACTCCCCAGAATCCCAAACAACTACAGGAATTCCTGGGGACAGCAGGTTTTTGTAGACTACGGATTCCTGGGTTTGCAGAGATAGCAGCCCCTCTGTACCTATTGACAAAGCAGAACAGCCCTTTCACCTGGACAAATGAACATCAGAGGGCATTTGACCAAGTCAAACAGGCCCTCCTATCTGCCCCTGCCCTGGGTTTACCGGACGTCACCAAGCCTTTTGACCTCTTTGTTGACGAAAAGCAGGGATATGCAAAGGGGGTCCTAACCCAGAAATTGGGACCATGGAGACGTCCAATCGCCTACTTGTCAAAGAAGTTGGACCCTGTGGCATCAGGgtggcctccctgcctccggATGATAGCGGCAGTAGCAATCTTGATTAAGGATGCTACTAAACTGACTCTGGGACAACGACTAACCTTGTTAACTCCACATGCCATTGAAGCAGTAATCCGGCAACCTCCTGACTGCTGGATCTCCAATGCCCGGCTTACCCACTACCAATCTTTATTGCTGGACATGGACCAAATCCGGTTCGGTCCTTTAGTAACTCTAAACCCAGCCACGCTCCTGCCCCTCCCCGGGGGACCCGTCCCCCACAATTGCCAAAAGAATCTTGCAGAGACCCAAGGAACTCGACCAGATCTGTTAGACCAACCCATGACGGACACGGAGTTAGTCTGGTTCACTGACAGGAGTAGCTATTTGCTAAACGGGGATCGACGAGCAGGAGCAGCCATCACCACTGAATCAGAGGTAATCTGGGCGAGCGCGTTACCATGAGGAACATCAGCCCAGCGAGCAGAGCTGATAGCTCTGACACAGGCCTTAAAACTGGCTGAGGGGAAGAAACTCAATGTATACACAGACAGTCGATATGCCTTTGCTATCACCCATATACATGGAGAAATATATCGGCGGCGAGGGTTATTAACCTCAGAGGGAAGAGAGATCAAGAATAAGACTGAAATCTTAGCCTTATTAAAGTCCCTCTTTCTGCCAAAGAGACTAAGTATAATACATTGTCCTGGTCACCAAAAGGGAGACCATCTAGAGACAAAAGGAAACAGACTGGCAGACAAAACTGCTAGGAATGCAGCTTTAGGCCCCCAGCTCTTGGTGACTACTCTATTGCCCCAAAAGGCCACAAAGACTTCCATTGACCCTGATGAACAATGGGTGTACGAGGATAAGGACCTAGACATTGTACAAAACCTAGGGGCAAACTATAACTCAGCAGAGAACACCTGGGAATACCAAGGGAAGACAATAATGCCACTCAGGAATGCCAAGGAATTGATTAAATCCCTGCACAGGCTCACACACTTAGgggcaaagaaaatgaaaaacctctTGGATCGAGGGGAAGGAAATCTATACTTGCCCCATAGAGACTCTGTCATTAAGCAAGCAGTAGAAAATTGCCAAGCCTGTGCCCAGGTAAATGCAGGCAAGATCAACACAGGAGCCGGGGTACGGGCCAAAGGACATAAACCTGGGACCAATTTGGAAGTGGACTTTATGGAGATCAAGCCTGGTATGTATGGATACAAGTACCTCTTGGTTTTTGTTGATACCTTCTCTGGATGGGTAGAAGCGTACCCTACCCGACATGAAACGGCCAAAGTTGTGGCAAAGAAGCTGTTGGAAGAAATTTTTCCGAGGTATGGTATCCCAGGGACCATTGGCTCAGACAACGGGCCTGCCTTCACCTCTCAGGTAAGTCAATTAGTGGCCAGTACATTGGGGATTAATTGGAAATTAcattgtgcttatcgaccccaaagTTCAGGACAGgtagaaagaatgaatagaacTATTAAGGAGACTTTAACTAAATTAACGCTTGAAACTGGCACTAGAGACTGGGAACAACTCCTGCCATTAGCTTTGTACAGGGCCAGGAACACACCTGGTCCTCAGGGGTTAACCCCCTTTGAAATCCTGTATGGCGCACCACCACCTGCTGTAAATTTCTATGAAACTGAGATTTCTGCTCTATTTACCCCTACCCTGCAGACCCACTTACGCGCATTACAGTTAGTCCAAAATGAAGTCTGGAAGCCCCTAGCGGCAGCCTACAAGGAACAACTGGAGAAACCAACAGTGCCACACTCCTTCAAGATAGGGGACACCGTCTGGGTCCGCAGGCATCAGAACAAAAACCTTGAACCTCGCTGGAAAGGACCTTACACCGTCTTACTGaccacccccaccaccatcaAGGTAGACGGCATTGCAGCTTGGGTCCACGCATCCCACGCGAAAGCTGCACATCCACAAGACTCCAcccctgcaccccaggaatcAACATGGAGGTTACAACGCACCCAAAACCCACTAAAGATAAGACTTTCACACTGTTAATTATCTTAGCTTTGTTTCCCATGATGTCCTAT containing:
- the LOC124974941 gene encoding LOW QUALITY PROTEIN: uncharacterized protein LOC124974941 (The sequence of the model RefSeq protein was modified relative to this genomic sequence to represent the inferred CDS: substituted 2 bases at 2 genomic stop codons) gives rise to the protein MGQSMVTPLSLTLDHWQDVQNCASNLLVEVKKKKWVTLCTSEWPTFNVGWPKEGSFNPDLVSQVKSHIFIPGPRGHLDQVPYIVTWENLVFDPPPWVTPFATPKPLLSSLPNKPSLPPPAPLIPVPPQTAQTSRLYPILDKSKPSVSPKSKPRTVLPPEENTLIDLLTEEPPPYPPQPLPDTNPHPDSSEEDEEPPTAGTHPDPSPMVGRHRGRKEPTTSRETSKVFPLRQTGGPNGQYQHWPFSASDLYNWKTHNLSFSSDPVALTSLIESILVTHQPTWDDCQQLLQTLLTSEERQKVLLEARKNVPGDNGRPTQLPNLINEAFPLTRPDWDYNTDEGRNHLRLYRQLLIAGFHGAGRRPTNLAXVRQTVQRADETPTAFLERLKEAYRRFTPFDPDSEEQKGNVSMAFIWQSAPDIRSKLQRLDNLQDFSLADLLKEAEKIYNKRETPEEKEERIRKVQEERDLRYREELDKRDRKRNKEMSKVLAAIAQTGPQETRPGKERGRSRPQVEHDQCAYCKEKGHWVKDCPKNPKRLPNSRRYPNKTPQLLTLDDEDXGRQGQELPPEPRITLQVGEQPVTFLVDTGAQHSVLTQDPGLLSGRTTWVQGATGCKPYRWTTKREVHLASGKVSHSFLHVPNCPYPLLGRDLLTKLKAQICFENGRASISGPNGVPLHILTFNLEDEYRLFEKLPELGKDMDYWLSSYPEAWAETGGMGMAIRQAPIVISLKTTAIPINIKQYPMSRDVYLGIKPHIKRLLDQGILTPCRSPWNTPLLPVKKPGTQDYCPVQDLREINKRVEDIHPMVPNPYNLLSTLPPTHTWYTVLDLKDAFFCLRLSPQSQALFAFEWKDPEEGLSGQLTWTRLPQGFKNSPTHFDEALHQDLADFRTHLRALQLVQNEVWKPLAAAYKEQLEKPTVPHSFKIGDTVWVRRHQNKNLEPRWKGPYTVLLTTPTTIKVDGIAAWVHASHAKAAHPQDSTPAPQESTWRLQRTQNPLKIRLSHC